A single genomic interval of Pyrus communis chromosome 5, drPyrComm1.1, whole genome shotgun sequence harbors:
- the LOC137735247 gene encoding probable hexosyltransferase MUCI70: protein MFSNNSISISVSDDEADELGRMRVRVRRKRKKLGHRLKNEFLYRVARKLVRYWALLIFLPALGLLLYEVSRIGRKPSLVVKSELSAPEKPSLVGAETVKNSSLEKKSEGNLNRLDHTTRVVGGVRQRCLDILSPEELEHLEIPIREDSNTPVKKVVYISENDTPFSGGNNSLSQEHTQAPRFNSFTGSQTLDQRAKSFKVNETVTMNCGFYSENGGFKISNEDKGYMDSCKVVVSTCAFGGGDDLYQPIGMSDATLRKVCYVAFWDEITLSTQEAAEHRIDGNGFIGKWRIVVVKDLPFSDQRLNGKIPKMLPHRLFPRAKYSIWVDSKSQFRRDPLGVLDALLWRSNSVLAISEHGARSSVYDEAKAVVKKNKAKPEEVEVQLTQYRHDGLPDDKRFNGKKALSEASVIVREHTPLTNMFMCLWFNEVVRFTSRDQLSFPYVLWRLKVLKKINIFPVCTRKDLVNSMGHIRKAKPLRS from the exons ATGTTCAGCAACAACAGCATATCAATCTCAGTCTCCGACGACGAAGCGGACGAACTCGGCCGGATGCGAGTTCGAGTTCGAAGAAAGCGCAAGAAACTCGGCCACCGACTCAAGAACGAGTTCCTCTACCGAGTCGCTAGAAAGCTCGTCAGGTACTGGGCACTTCTCATTTTTCTCCCGGCCCTTGGGTTGCTCTTATACGAGGTTTCGAGGATTGGTAGGAAGCCGAGTTTGGTGGTGAAATCGGAACTCAGTGCGCCGGAAAAGCCGAGTTTGGTTGGCGCGGAAACGGTGAAGAACTCGAGTTTGGAGAAGAAATCGGAGGGGAATTTGAATCGGCTCGATCATACGACTCGGGTTGTTGGAGGCGTTAGACAAC GTTGTTTGGACATCCTATCTCCTGAAGAACTTGAGCATCTGGAAATTCCTATTCGCGAAGATTCCAATACTCCTGTTAAGAAAGTGGTATACATATCAGAGAATGACACTCCGTTTTCAGGAGGGAACAACAGTCTTTCTCAGGAGCACACACAGGCCCCAAGATTTAATTCATTTACCGGAAGTCAAACTCTGGATCAGAGAGCGAAATCGTTTAAG GTAAATGAAACTGTTACTATGAACTGTGGTTTCTACAGTGAAAATGGAGGGTTTAAAATCTCAAATGAAGACAAGGGGTACATGGATAGTTGCAAGGTTGTAGTGTCCACATGTGCATTTGGTGGTGGAGATGATCTTTATCAGCCTATTGGAATGTCAGATGCAACACTTCGAAAG GTTTGCTATGTCGCTTTTTGGGATGAAATTACTCTAAGTACACAGGAAGCGGCTGAACATAGAATTGATGGGAATGGATTTATTGGGAAATGGCGCATTGTGGTTGTTAAAGATCTTCCCTTTTCGGACCAAAGGTTAAACGGAAAGATCCCAAAG ATGTTGCCCCATCGTCTTTTTCCTCGTGCAAAGTATTCCATTTGGGTAGATTCAAAGTCCCAATTTAGGAGGGACCCTTTAGGTGTGCTCGACGCCCTACTTTGGCGTTCAAATTCTGTACTTGCGATCTCAGAACATGGAGCTCGCAGTAGCGTTTATGATGAAGCGAAGGCTGTTGTGAAAAAAAACAAGGCCAAACCAGAAGAAGTTGAGGTGCAATTGACTCAATACCGCCATGATGGCTTGCCAGATGACAAGAGGTTCAACGGAAAGAAGG CTTTATCTGAAGCATCTGTTATCGTGAGGGAGCATACACCATTGACTAATATGTTTATGTGCCTCTGGTTCAACGAGGTGGTTCGGTTCACTTCTCGTGATCAGCTTAGTTTCCCATATGTATTATGGCGGTTGAAAGTGCTCAAGAAGATAAATATATTCCCTGTATGTACCCGGAAAGATCTTGTTAATAGTATGGGTCACATACGCAAGGCTAAGCCCCTTAGAAGTTGA
- the LOC137733517 gene encoding protein BPS1, chloroplastic-like, whose translation MVLLVQKFNQIYSKLENHHHHHHNHHQLSESALSASLDAFQTHVSNSLKKLLPLSSSESAGSEIPSFPWIQQCFELLPIVQSAFAKLVVEVDFPMSRWGATSVDEYLKYSLSLLELCNSVCSSLSNLGKARVSLAHGLSLVEKSSPSSALEHLKAIQFLPKGLSKGIRFQGNEEVGKGSCLISKETVIRQALGVMQELVFWLGGILMSGLAGNPKPYLEVKNSGGRFVDSLLSGLNSRVSEIMERNGGLKEVKELNDAVTGLAAAIEIGKNSGVEAEELRRKIEVFEKSVDGLGKEVDSVFDKVLAGRNQLLNGLPQQKK comes from the coding sequence ATGGTTCTCTTGGTGCAAAAGTTTAACCAAATCTACTCCAAGCTGGagaatcaccaccaccaccaccacaaccaccaccaaCTGTCGGAATCCGCCTTATCGGCATCTCTGGATGCCTTCCAAACCCATGTTTCAAACTCCTTGAAAAAGTTGTTGCCTCTGAGTTCATCAGAATCTGCAGGGTCAGAGATTCCATCATTTCCATGGATTCAACAGTGCTTTGAGCTCCTACCCATCGTCCAAAGTGCTTTTGCAAAGCTGGTTGTGGAAGTAGATTTTCCCATGAGCAGATGGGGAGCTACTTCTGTGGATGAGTATCTCAAATACAGTTTGAGTTTGTTGGAGCTTTGCAATTCTGTCTGTTCTTCTCTGTCTAATCTTGGGAAGGCTAGGGTTTCACTGGCTCATGGTTTGAGCCTGGTGGAGAAATCGTCGCCTTCTTCGGCTTTGGAGCATCTGAAGGCAATCCAATTCCTACCAAAGGGTTTGAGCAAGGGAATCAGATTTCAAGGAAATGAAGAAGTTGGGAAAGGAAGTTGCTTGATTAGCAAGGAAACAGTGATTCGACAAGCTTTGGGGGTTATGCAGGAATTGGTATTCTGGCTAGGTGGGATTTTGATGTCTGGATTAGCTGGGAATCCCAAGCCATACTTGGAGGTGAAGAATTCTGGTGGAAGGTTCGTTGACTCATTGCTTTCGGGGTTGAATTCAAGAGTGAGTGAAATAATGGAGAGAAATGGTGGATTGAAGGAGGTGAAGGAGCTTAACGATGCAGTGACGGGCCTTGCAGCAGCAATCGAAATTGGAAAGAACAGCGGAGTAGAAGCCGAGGAATTGAGAAGGAAAATAGAGGTGTTTGAGAAGTCTGTGGACGGTTTGGGAAAGGAGGTGGATTCCGTCTTCGACAAGGTTTTGGCTGGGAGAAATCAATTGCTCAATGGCCTTCCACAGCAAAAGAAATAG